From the genome of Streptomyces ficellus:
GGTTTCGTCGTCGGGCAGCTCGGCCTCGATCCGCTCCTTGCGGACCTGCCCGCGAACGGTCTCCTCGTCGGTGACCTCCTCGGCGCGCAGCCGCACCCGCTCCACCGGAGTGGCCCTGGTCTCCACCACGGCCTCCTCCGCGTGCAGCGTCACCTCGTGCTCGGACTCGGTGATCTCCGGCCCGGACAGCGCCGCGTCGCGGTTGGCGTCCGTGACCGGCTCGCGCTCCAGGACGACCTCCTCGTGCCGCAACGGGACGGTCTGCTCGACCTCCTCGGTCACGACGTACTTGCGCAGCCGGGCCCTGCCGCTCTCGCGCTGCTCCACTCCGACGTGCATCTCCTCCTCGGAGCGGGTCATGGCGTCGTCGGTGCGGCCACCCGCGGCGCGTGCGGTGCCCGCGTCACCCGCGGTCCCGGCAGCACCCACGGTCCCGGCCGCACCCGCGGCCCCGGCTGCACCCGCGGTGCCCGCCGCCGCGGTGCCCGTCCCGCGCGCACGGTCGTCGTCGCCGGACCGGTCGCCGCCCTCCAGCGTGCCGTCCCAACGGATGCCGTAGTACTCGTAGAGCCGCCGCTCCTCCACGGCCGACAGGTGGCCGCCCGCGTCGACGTCGACGTTCGGGGCCTCCTTGACCTTGCCCTTGGGGTACGGCACCTCCAGGTGGTCCTCGACCACGCTCGCGTCGTGGATGGGCACGAACGACTCGCCCGAGCCGAAGAATCCGGTCTTGACGCTGACCCAGTCGGGCCGGCCCGTCACATCGTCGACGAACACGTGCTTGGCCTCGCCGATCTTGTCGCCGGTCGCGTCGTACACCGGATGGTCCAGCACGTCCGGGATCTGTGCCTGCGTGATCATGCATCCTCCCGCGGTTCTCTCGTGTCGGTTCTGTCGTGTCGGTCTCTCATGTCGGTCTCTCGTGTTCGGATCTCTCGGGTCGGGTGACCACCGCTTCCGGGAGGAAAACCTCTCAATCCGCTCGAAAGCGGGCATGTATGGACCGTGGACCTGGAGAGCGTCACCGACGAGTTGTACGGGCTGCGTCCCGACCGCTTCACCGCCGCACGCAACGCCCGCGCGGCCGAGGCCCGCAAGGCCGGCGACCGGGCACTCGCCGACGCCGTCCGGGCGTTGCGCCGGCCCACCCTGGCGGCCTGGGTCAGCAACCTCCTCGTGCGGGAGCGACCGGAGGAGGCCCGGTCGCTGGCCGGGCTCGGGGACGGGCTGCGCCGTGCGCACCAGGACCTGGACGGCGCACGGCTCCGGGAACTCAGCCGGCAGCAGCACGTCCTGGTCACCGCCCTCGCCCGGCAGGCGCGGCAACTGGCGGCGGACGCCGGGCAGCCGGTCGGCGAGGACGTCCAGCACGAGGTCGAGGCCACGCTGCACGCGGTCCTGGCCGACCCCGCCGCCGCGGACGAGTGGGCGTCGGGGCGGCTGGTGAAACCCCTGAGCGCCCCGGTGGGCTTCGGCGCCGCCCTCGCGGACGTCATAGCACCGCCGCCGGAACGGCGCACCGCACGGCGCACCGCACGTCCGGCACAGGAACAGCGGGAGAAGCAGGACGAACGAGAACGGGCGAGGCGGGCACGCGAGCTGCGCGAGGAACTCCGGCTCGCCGAGAAGGAGGCCCACGCCCGCGAGGAGGACCGGGACCGGGCCGCCGCGGACGAGGAACACGCCGAGGCGGAGCTGCGGGAGGCCGCCGAGCGGGTGGAGGCGCTGACCGGGGAGCTCAAGGAGGCCGAGCGGCTGCGGCGGACGGCGGACGAACGGGTACGCACCGCTCGGCAGCGGTCCCACGACGCCGAGCGGGCGGCGCGCGAAGCCGGACGTCGCGCCCGGGAGGCGGCTGCCCGCGCAAAGGGGGCGCCGGGGAAGTGAACGAAGTGAACGGCGGCCTGTCGCCGCCGACCGCGTCCGTGAGGCCGCCCTCAGTCCGCCGTCACGGCCGCTCCTGGGCTTCGTACGCGGGCGTGGGGCGGAAACCCCGTCCCGCGAGGGCCGTCTGGGCGCGGGTGAGCGCCCGGCGCAGGGGGCGGGAGCTGCGCAGGGCCGCGCGGGCCGCGTTGGCACCGGGCGCGCCGTGCACGCCGCCTCCCGGGTGGGCGCCGGCCGAGGCGAGGTAGAGGCCCTCCACCGGGGTCTCGGGGCGGCCCGTGCCGGGCACCGGGCGGAAGAAGAGCTGTTGGTGCATCGCCGTGGTGCCGCCGTTGATGGCGCCGCCGCGCAGGTTGGCGTTCATCGCTTCGAGCGTCGGCGGGGCGAGGATCCGGCGGGCGAGGATACGGGAGCGGAAGCCGGGGGCGAACCGTTCGACCTGGGCCTCGACGCGGTCGGCGAACACCTCCTGCTCGCGCTGGTCCCAGGAGCCGGTGATGCCCGCGTCGCCCGCGTCGCCCCCCACCCGGTGGGGCACGTGCGTGTAGGCCCAGGCCGACTCGGTGCCCGCGGGTGAGCGGGACGCGTCGGCGGCGGTCATCTGCCCGAACAACAGGAACGGCCGGTCGGGCACCTCGCGCATGGACAGCTGCGCCGAGAACCGGGTGAGTTCGTCCAGACCGTCGGCCACGTGTACGGTCCCGGCGGTGGCCGCCGGTTCACCGGCCGCCCAGGGGACGGGGCCCGACAGCGCCCAGTCGAGCTTGAAGGTGGCCCAGTCCCACTGGAAGCGCCGCAGGTCGTCCAGGAGTCGCGGGGGCAGGTGCTGGGGGGCGACGAGCTCCCCGTACAGGGCGGGTACGGACACGTCGGCGAGGACGGCGCGGTTCACCGGGACCGTCTCGCCGCCCGCCGTGCGGACCGCCACCGCCCGTCCGGCGCGGACCGTCACCTCCACGACCCGCTCCCCGCAGCGCACCACGCCGCCGCGGCGCTCGAGGCGGCGCACCAGGGCGTCGACGAGCGCTCCGGCTCCGCCGAGGGGTACGGGAAATCCGTGCGACTGGCCCAGCATGGACATCAGCCAGCCGAAGCCTCCGCTGCCCGCCGCCTCGGGGGCGAGGTCGGCGTGCAGGGCGTTGCCGGCCAGCAGGAGCCTGCCGCCCTCGCCGCGGAACTCCTCCTCCGCCAGGCGCCGTACGGGCAGCACCATCATGCGGGCGAGCCGCAGGCCGCCGGCCGCGCGCAGCCGGGCGGCCAGCCGGGCCGTGGGGCGCACCGGCGGGAAGGGCGTGAACAGGGCGTCGACGATGTCGGGGCCGAGCCGGTCCCAGATGTCGCAGAGGTGGTCCCAGGCGAGTGCGTCCCCGGGCGCGAACGTCTCGAGGCCGGCCGCGGTCGCCGCACGGTCGCGCTCCAGCACCGCGCACCGCCCGTCCGTCAGGGGGTGGGCCAGGACGCGGGGGGCGTGGCTCCAGCACAGGCCCTCCTCGTGGAGCGCGAGCCGGGCCACTATGGGAGAAGCGGCGGCCAGCGGGTAGAACGCGCTGCACACGTCGCTGATGTAGTCCGGGTGGACGCCCCGGTCGCTGCGGACGGCTCCGCCGGGCTCGTCGTGCGCTTCGAGGACCTCGACCGACCAGCCGGCGTCGGCGAGAAGGTTGGCCGCCACCAGTCCGTTGGGGCCCGCGCCGATGACCACGGCGTCCGGCACGGTGTCGGGCGCCGCGCCCGGGACGACGGGGCCGGAGATCACCGGGGCTCCCCCTCGACCGCATCGGCGAGGCGGCGGAGCATGGAGCGGTGGCGCAGCTGGACGAGGGCGTCGACCGCCGTGTTGTGCAGGAACCCGCCGGGCCCGCGCAGCGGGTGTTCGTCGACGACGACGAGCGTCTCGTCGCCCCAGGGGCGTACCTCGATGGCGATCCGCGCGGTGCCGAGGGCGCCGCTCTTGGCCTCCAGCTCCAGGCGCCGGGGCGGCTCGTACAGCCGGACGACGGTCTCGCCGTGGACGGTGCGCGGCCCGAGGTTCACGGAGTACTCGAGGACGGAGCCCGTCTTCGGCCAGTCGCCGGACTTGTGCCGGGACGAGGACGTACCCACGACCCACTCGCCGTACCGGGACGCGTCCGCGAGGACGGCCCACACTGCCTCGGGGGGCCTGCTGATCAACTGGTGCCGTACGGCCATGGACGCCTCCGGTCCGCCTGTCGGGGAACGAACGTCGGGCGGGTACCCGCATGCGGCCGGGGTGAACGCCCCGCCCCAAGCGGTCTCAGTGCGGGGCGGAGGCGTCCTGGGCGGCCAGGGTCTCCCAGAACATCGCTTCGTACGCCTGGAGCAGCCGGCCGTAGCGGAGGGCCCGCGCCATGGTGACGTGTCCGGCGTCGAGGCCCTCCTGCACGGCGGCCACGGCCTGGTCCTTGAGGGCGGGCGCGGGGAGGGCGAAGAAGTCGAAGAAGCCGCACGCCTCGTCGGCGAAGCCGTACCGCGCGCGCAACGCCGCGGCGATGGTCGCGCAGTAGGTGCCCCACGCGGAGAAGTTGGCGTACAGCGCGACGGCGACGTCAGCCGGGTCGCCGTTGAGAGCGAGCCAGGAGACGTACGCCGGGAACGCCTGGCAACCGGGCATGGGTTCGTACGCCTCGGTCGTCACCTCGTCCAGTCCGCAGCCGCGCAGCGTCGCCCCGAGGCGGTCCAGGGCCAGGGCCTCGCCCTCGGCCATGGTGGCGAACAGTTCGGCGCCCTCGGGGCGGTCGGTGGCGCGGACGGCCAGGTGCTGGAAGGAGCGGCGGTCGGCGGCGACGATGTGGCGCTGCTCCAGGGCCAGGGTGCCGAGGACGATGCGGCTCGCCGTGCCGGCGGCGATGGCGGCCACGAGCCGGTTGGTCCCCTGCTGGGGGGCGAGGGCCTGCGCGGTGGCTGCGAGAAGTTCCCGGGCCTGCTGCGTCATCGCGGCGCTCCTTGGGCTCTGCGTCCGGCTCTGCGTCGTGTGGGACCAGCGTCGCACGGGCGGTGCGGCGGGGCCGGGCGGAGGCGGGACGGGGACGAGCGGGGCCGGGACGGGGACGACGGAGCCCCGGCTGGACGGGGGGAAGCCAGCCGGGGCCGCACGCCGTGGTCGCGGAGGGCGG
Proteins encoded in this window:
- a CDS encoding DUF2382 domain-containing protein; translation: MITQAQIPDVLDHPVYDATGDKIGEAKHVFVDDVTGRPDWVSVKTGFFGSGESFVPIHDASVVEDHLEVPYPKGKVKEAPNVDVDAGGHLSAVEERRLYEYYGIRWDGTLEGGDRSGDDDRARGTGTAAAGTAGAAGAAGAAGTVGAAGTAGDAGTARAAGGRTDDAMTRSEEEMHVGVEQRESGRARLRKYVVTEEVEQTVPLRHEEVVLEREPVTDANRDAALSGPEITESEHEVTLHAEEAVVETRATPVERVRLRAEEVTDEETVRGQVRKERIEAELPDDETPRDR
- a CDS encoding phytoene desaturase family protein; translation: MPDAVVIGAGPNGLVAANLLADAGWSVEVLEAHDEPGGAVRSDRGVHPDYISDVCSAFYPLAAASPIVARLALHEEGLCWSHAPRVLAHPLTDGRCAVLERDRAATAAGLETFAPGDALAWDHLCDIWDRLGPDIVDALFTPFPPVRPTARLAARLRAAGGLRLARMMVLPVRRLAEEEFRGEGGRLLLAGNALHADLAPEAAGSGGFGWLMSMLGQSHGFPVPLGGAGALVDALVRRLERRGGVVRCGERVVEVTVRAGRAVAVRTAGGETVPVNRAVLADVSVPALYGELVAPQHLPPRLLDDLRRFQWDWATFKLDWALSGPVPWAAGEPAATAGTVHVADGLDELTRFSAQLSMREVPDRPFLLFGQMTAADASRSPAGTESAWAYTHVPHRVGGDAGDAGITGSWDQREQEVFADRVEAQVERFAPGFRSRILARRILAPPTLEAMNANLRGGAINGGTTAMHQQLFFRPVPGTGRPETPVEGLYLASAGAHPGGGVHGAPGANAARAALRSSRPLRRALTRAQTALAGRGFRPTPAYEAQERP
- a CDS encoding SRPBCC family protein, which translates into the protein MAVRHQLISRPPEAVWAVLADASRYGEWVVGTSSSRHKSGDWPKTGSVLEYSVNLGPRTVHGETVVRLYEPPRRLELEAKSGALGTARIAIEVRPWGDETLVVVDEHPLRGPGGFLHNTAVDALVQLRHRSMLRRLADAVEGEPR
- a CDS encoding transcriptional regulator, with protein sequence MTQQARELLAATAQALAPQQGTNRLVAAIAAGTASRIVLGTLALEQRHIVAADRRSFQHLAVRATDRPEGAELFATMAEGEALALDRLGATLRGCGLDEVTTEAYEPMPGCQAFPAYVSWLALNGDPADVAVALYANFSAWGTYCATIAAALRARYGFADEACGFFDFFALPAPALKDQAVAAVQEGLDAGHVTMARALRYGRLLQAYEAMFWETLAAQDASAPH